The genomic segment CGGCATGGTGGTGGTCCTCGCCCTCGTGCTTGTAGTCGTAGCGGGTGGCCTGCCCGGCGCGTTCGATGGTCACGACCACCCCGTCGCGCACCAGGGCGTCGAGCGTGCGGTACACAGTGCCCAGGCTCACGTGGGGCAGCCGCCCCCGCACCTGCCCGTGAATCCAGGCCGCGTCCGGATGCTCCCGAGACGCCCGCAGCACCTCGATCACCGCCTGCCGCTGCCGGGTTTGCCGCACCATCGTCATGGTTCGAGGATAGCAAAAGGGGTGACGGGGGCCTGACGCGGGAGTTACGGTTGTGGTGAGTGGGAAGTGGTCAGTGGTGAGTGGGAAACGGCGGCAACAGCTTTAGCTCACCGCTTCCTTTTCCACTCACCACTTCCCACTGACCACTTACGGGTGCAGGTCTCCCGCCTTGCCTTCGTTCACTCCTTCCCCGCATAGTGCTGAACGTGCCCGCCCGACTCCTGCCGCTGCTCACCGATGAGCCCCAGTCTGGGGAGGCGTTGGGGGCACGGCTGGGCGTGGGCCGCGTCACGGTGAACACCCTGGCGCGGCGGCTCGCGGAGGACGGCGTGCCCGTCGTCACCACGCGGGGCGGGTACGCGCTGGAGCCGGGCACGCCCGCGCCGCAGCTCGTGCCCGTCGCAGGCACCTTCGGGCGGGCGATGCGTTACGCGGGCACGGTTGGCAGCACGCAGGACGAGGTGCGGGCGTGGGCGGACGACCTGCGGGACCCCGCTCCGCACGGCGCGGTCGTCGTCGCGGAACGGCAGACCGCCGGGCGGGGGAGACGGGGGCGGGCGTGGGACACGACGCACGGGACGCTGGTCTTCAGCGTGTTGCTCGACGGCCCCCTGCCCCTCCCCGACCTCGCCCTGATGCCGCTGGCGGCGGGTGTTGCGCTTCAAGCCGCGTGCGGCGTCGGCGGGCTGAAGTGGCCCAACGACCTGCTCGCCCCCGACGGGCGCAAGCTCGCGGGCATCCTGCTCGAAGCCGACCTGCGGGGCGAGGAGGCCCGCCGCGCCGTCCTGGGCATCGGCGTCAACGTCACCGCCGCGCCGCCCGGGGCCGCCCACCTCGCCGAATTCTCTCCCGGCGTCACCCGCGCCGCCCTCCTCGCCCGCGTCCTCGCCGAGCTGGAACGCTGGCTCGCCGCGCCGCCTGACGCTGTGCTGGAGGCGTGGCGGGGCGCGAGCGTCACCCTCGGGCGGGAGGTGCGGGTCGTCACCGGGCGCGGCGAGATCACCGGGACCGCCGTGGACCTCGACGCGCAGGGGGGGCTCGTCGTCCGTCCGCCCGGCGGCCCCCCCGTCACCGTCCACGCGGGCGACGTTCAGCTTGTCGGCACTCTCACCCCACCCCACTCACCGGAGGAACAGCCATGACCCGAGCCGCACCCGCCTATCCCACCCTCTCCCGCACGCTCGCCCCCGCGCACGGCCTGACCCGTGACCTCTTGCTGATCCTCGGCGGCGCGGCCCTCGTCGCCCTCGTCGCGCAGGTCGAACTGCCGCTGAAGCCCGTGCCCGTCACCCTCCAGACGCTCGCCGTGCTGCTCGTCGGTGCCGCGCTGGGCTGGAAGCGGGGTGCGGCGAGCCTGACCACGTACCTCCTCGCTGGGGCGGCGGGTCTGCCCGTGTTCGCGGGGGGCAGCGCGGGCCTCGCCAAGTTCGTCGGCCCCACGGGCGGCTACCTGCTGAGCTACGTGTTTGCCGCTGGCCTGGTCGGCTGGCTTGCCCAGCGGTACGCCCTGGACCGCACCGTGCGCGGCACCGCCCTCGCCATGCTGGCGGGCAGCGTGGTGATCTACGGCCTGGGGCTGCCCTGGCTGAGCGCCACCACCGGCCTGAAGGGTCAGGCCCTCCTGAACGCGGGCCTCACCCCCTTCCTCCTCGGCGACGCCCTGAAACTCGGCCTCGCCGCCCTGCTGCTGCCGGGGGCGTGGGCGTGGATACGGAAGCTCTGAATAGCTGAAGGAGGTGCCCCCACCTGAGTAAGGGTGGGGGCACCTCCTTCGTTTGAGTTGTGGCTGCGCTCTTTCTGTAAGTGCAAATCGTAGCAACAGCCGGAGAGGTTGTGAGGGTGCCACTTGCGGAGTCGTGGGTTTTGTAAGACAATTTGTCTTACGATGGCGTCTGGCGAGGATGGGGAGACATGTTGGGAACCACATCCTGATGAACTCCGCTCGCCGGGCATAGCCTGGACGGACGGAGGCTTAAAACACCTTCATGAGAGAGCTCGCCTGACCAGGGAACAAGTCGACATGGGGTTGGGGGTAGGTGCAATTTTCCTTCAGCGTGATGTGGAGAATGAGTGCCGATTCCTTTTCGGCTTTGAACCGTTGCCTTTCTTGGAAGATGCGATTTTTGTGCTCGTGGTGGAGACTTCGAAAGGTGTTATTGAATTCGTCACCGCGTTTGAGGCGACGAATGCAGGTTTAAGAAGCAAGTACCTAATGAAACGATCTAGGGTTTATCGTCGAGGCAGTCCCTCAAAAACTAGAAGAAGGGGGAAGAAGATATGAGTGATACCAAATCTGTTACCATGAGGCTTCCACATCATATAGTTGAAATCTTAGATAATGAAGTTGAGAAACGAGAGACTAACCGCACAGAAGTGGTAAAGCGAGCCTTATTTATTTATAAGAGGTTGCAAGATGGTGTGTTCGTACCACTTCCACACGAATACAAGAGGTCTTTGCAAGTTATATCGGAAGCCCGTCGCGTGCCTTACGAACAATTGTTAAGCACCTGGGTTTGCAAGGCTATAGAAGATGAGGGGAAGAATGAGAGGTATAAGCAGTATGTTATGACTACGAGAACCGAATTTATTCCTGTTACCTGCGAAGAAGCAAGAGAGATGTATGGAAGGTAAGCAATTATTCCGTTTAAAGGATCTGTCCTTGGTATCGGCCTCTTGGGAACTCGAGAGAGTGATTGGAACTCCTTCGTCCGTGTCTATTCAAATTAATTACTTCGCCGGAAGTCATAATCCTAAACAAGAACCTACAGAAGCATATGGACAAACCGAAACTAAAATTTTATTCGTAGATAAGCATACAGAGGAAGATATTGGAGAGATCAGGTTAAGGCATGTCGCAGACTATAAGATAAATTTTGAACTCACTCCAACGGAGGAGCCAAGTGATGATATGATGTTATTAATCAAAGACTCTATTGCAGTTTTATCCGGAGCTATCAGAATGGATGTTATGGACATCATGAAAAAGGCAGGTGCACGAACACCCTTCATATTAACGCCCCAAGAAGTTGACGAAAAAA from the Deinococcus planocerae genome contains:
- a CDS encoding biotin--[acetyl-CoA-carboxylase] ligase; its protein translation is MPARLLPLLTDEPQSGEALGARLGVGRVTVNTLARRLAEDGVPVVTTRGGYALEPGTPAPQLVPVAGTFGRAMRYAGTVGSTQDEVRAWADDLRDPAPHGAVVVAERQTAGRGRRGRAWDTTHGTLVFSVLLDGPLPLPDLALMPLAAGVALQAACGVGGLKWPNDLLAPDGRKLAGILLEADLRGEEARRAVLGIGVNVTAAPPGAAHLAEFSPGVTRAALLARVLAELERWLAAPPDAVLEAWRGASVTLGREVRVVTGRGEITGTAVDLDAQGGLVVRPPGGPPVTVHAGDVQLVGTLTPPHSPEEQP
- a CDS encoding biotin transporter BioY, whose translation is MTRAAPAYPTLSRTLAPAHGLTRDLLLILGGAALVALVAQVELPLKPVPVTLQTLAVLLVGAALGWKRGAASLTTYLLAGAAGLPVFAGGSAGLAKFVGPTGGYLLSYVFAAGLVGWLAQRYALDRTVRGTALAMLAGSVVIYGLGLPWLSATTGLKGQALLNAGLTPFLLGDALKLGLAALLLPGAWAWIRKL
- a CDS encoding Fur family transcriptional regulator yields the protein MTMVRQTRQRQAVIEVLRASREHPDAAWIHGQVRGRLPHVSLGTVYRTLDALVRDGVVVTIERAGQATRYDYKHEGEDHHHAVCRGCGAIFDVDAEAMPCIPVAALPPGFQVTEVRLEFMGLCPDCTPQPSAEG